ATACcctttaatttgattaagtgttttatACGTAATTAgctaatatttaatattttaattattaaaaattaattaaaattcaattcaaccgAATGAATGAATAATCAAAAGATATTATCTATTTCATTTTGGAagagtttattattattattattattattattattattattattattattattattattttacatcaaagaaaagaaaagatatgaaTTAATGTAAGAAAATTGCATGAGCCTAAATTACATACCCACCAAACTTAGACATAAACAGGTTATTTGGCCTTGAAATATTCTATTCCGATCTTTACCAGGCTTCAACTTCGGATCTTGAGCACACACtctcttaaaataaaaatatcaaataattatcaccCACTCCCACGAATTCAGTTTCCCAAATGTGGAGTGACAGCAGTAGCCATGAGATTCAGCCACACAAAGGTCTCCAAATCAAGCTAGATGACAAGTTCTTCTGCAGGCTAATGTCCAAGGAAACTTCCATGTCTAATTCTTCTTCAATGGTCTACTATGGATCAGCTTCGGGTGCTATTCCATTCATGTGGGAATCACACCCTGGAACCCCTAAACATCCTTCCCCTCACACTTCTCTTCCTCCTTTAACTCCCCCTCCTTCGTATCATTCACCGTTGAATTCAAACTCGAAACCGGTGCCAAAAAAGAACTCGAAATCGACCCTTTTCAGCTCCATCGTTCGGAAGCTGATCAGCGCTGCTCCAAGGATAAACCATGCTTCTCCTTCACGATGTTCTTTATTGTCTTTATCATCACGGTCTAATGCTTCCATGAATAGAAAGTTATCTCATAGACTAAGGGGCTATTTTTCATGTTCATGTTCAATATCACCCGTTCATAATTGCATGGATGATGATGATCATGCTGGTGAACGACTCAGATCATCAGCTTCGACGTTGTGTTTTGGGATTAAACCAAAGACTCTGAATGAAAGTAGAGGTGGTCGGTCaatgataaaaatgaagaaagcaTTGCTATCATTTGTTAGCTATGACTGATCAGGTCAAGGTACTATTGCCTAGACACAagttaagtaattaatttcatgGTATTTCGTTTTTATCATTTTGCTTTTAGGTGTATAGTAAACATCATATGTTATCTAGACTCGAGATGAATGTTAGATGCGGGCATATTCCGATATAACTGATATTTGatcttctataattttttttatatatttcatatattatatcttaataacaaatatatattaaacatgaatacttaaaataataataatcctcCTAACTTAGTTTATAATTTGAGCTATTAAATCTACATTATTCAACCATCAAACTCaacaaaaaccaataaaaagtCATGGTGTTGTTGTAATTTATACTAGCATTTGGTGTATAGTTTATCTCTAATTAAGTGCATTCAATTGTAAAAACAAAGGAAACccaagtttaataatttttagttatttttctctttaattaattctattttatttttaaaaattcttttaaaagaaaatcaataatcCTCTTCATAACTTTCATGTATGTGCACATGAAGATGCATGCTTTATAATTGTGGCAATAAATAACCATGTGGGACGCATTTATTCACTCTAGCCTTTGTCTTGGGTGTATGCGTTTTCAGACTAGCATGTAATGAACAAACAAAATAGGAATGGTGAAGAATCATTTAGCACTAATGTAACTTCCTTTTTAGCCACTTGGTTAGGTTACCGTAGATTAGAGATATTATTAGATTGAGTTGAACTGGATTGAAATTAAGTATGAAATTTGTatcattttaattgtttaagttAGTTTTAGTCAGAAATTTTCAAATCTTAAACTAGAGACATTAAGATTGGGATGGATTGAATTTAAGTATAGCATCATATCATctctattaatattaaatattttatttgtgtttatttattgttttgagTCTATCGGACACTAATTGATTGGACAATGATTAAATATCTTTACTTTATAAagtaaatcatattattttgaaggtgcttttgttattttatatcttttatataaaaaatagaaatataaatacACATAATAGGATTTGAACCCAAGCCACTATAGTTTTCAACATTTGTACTTTACCATTCAACAaaagttttgttaagtattTTAGAGAGAGTGTCCTCTTCAGGTAGGTTAAACtgtgtatttatatgatatggttACTGTTCATAAATATTACATCGTAGGTAGGTTCCCATACATGTCGACACGTACCCTATACTAGGGTTAACACGTGCTTGCATGGTGTGGGCTTGCCTATTTAATAGAGCGAACCCATATCATGCAATCTTATCATAGAAGGATGTGAGCTCCTTACATGCGAACCCTAGGTTTGAATTGTATAGAGTACGGGTCAAGACCCAATCGGGTACTCGGGTAGATGGTTATAGCAATTTGTCTACCACCTAGTTTAAAGAAGAGTTATAAAGTGACTTTTCTTTGAACTTGATTTTACGAGATGAGAGGTCACGTAAGGAAAAGCTTATTATGTACACATTATGTTTTAACTTGTAACGTACACTTCGCCATGTGTTAAGGAGTGGTATAGTTGTACACAGTTGATTGTGCCCCTATTCTCGAAGACATGAATCGTTAAAGCACAATACCCTTTTAAAAAGAGGTTGCCTGAGccttaaaaattaaactgtttgaaattgagattttgGAGAATAAGCCGCTGTTGAGAAGAACAACATCAGAggtaattttcttaaaatttccatCGTTCTTGTGATTTTTTCTGGGTTTATTAGAACATAATGGTTAGGAGAGGAAGTGTTCATCTTATTCAGGACTTCTCTTCATGACATCGTAAAATGAGTACTTCTGTGGAGGCAAAAGCTTATGTTTACACAACCAAAGAGGAAGAAATGAGTCGTATTTTGGCTACTCGGGGAATTCAAATACCTGCTTACAATTTTTCAATCCCCGAAGGATTAAACTGACTGAGTGATACCACCGATGGGAGTTTCCTACTTCCACTGTACGTGATAGAGGTAGGTTTCCATTTACCACTCCACCCCTTCTTCTGCCACCTTCTTAATGAAAATAGGATAGCTCCAAAATAGTTATCTGGCTTTTTGTGGTGGGTCAAAATGACATATTTCATTGGATATAGTCGACGGGAGGAAGTGccattgatttttgttttccaGAATTTGTACCAGCTAAAAGCGTGCAATGGGTGGTCCGgtgggtttattttatttatctcttcAAGATGTATAATCAATCATCTCGAATTGGTCTTCGAACCTTTGTTTAAACTACTGCAAGTACATATGGGTTAAGTATAAGCTTAAAAgtggttttgattttttgactGAATGGTCGAAACCTAGCAAGAGTATGTGCTTGAAAAAGCAAGAAATTATTTCTGAAATTGGGTGGGGTCAGTATTATAGACTTCGCAAGGGTTGCATCCTAAATTTGGAGGAGGTGCTAACTGTTAGGAATGTGTTCCAGCATTTCCTCCTAAATTTGAGCCCTAATGGATGGCGGCCTATTGATAATGGTAATGGTACGAACACCATGAGAGTACTGTCTGCGTAGTTTGCGTGGCCGCATGGAGCACTGATGATTTAGGGGTCATACTCTTATGGAGGAAAAAGGAACctaagaattatttttatagtttttgtaAACTAAAGCCTTGTCCGTGGTTCTCGAAACCTTCAGGGGATCCAAAAAGTGGTGCAAACCCCCTTATGCTAATTGCTAGTGCTGATAATACATTTGTTGGTGATGCAGTCACGGTTCGCGGTGTTGAAGAGAGTTCAGAAGAATCCACCAATTTATCTAGAGAGATCGACGATTACGTGGACGTGTGATCTTTTATGCAAAATGTGCGAGGTGGTCCCTATATTACTGTAGTTGGGGAAGGGAGTGCGAGCAGTAGAAAGAAACAGAAGACTACTGCAGGAACTACTAACCTTGTATTGAGTAGTGAAGATGAGGGTAGTCCAGCAATGGAGCTTcgttaaaagaaagaaaaagatcgTGTTGCAACATCTGGCGATGTGACCTCTATTGGTACAATCCCTACTATAGTTCATTCTCCCTCTAACTCTCTTTTTGATCTTCAAACACCACCAAGACCACCAACTGTAGATACATTCGGGGTAATTGTTGATTATGGCCCTCTTGGTGTTTCCATAAAGTTTACTGCTTTTGGTCATGAAACATGAACATTATTCCTATGGCGCGAGCATCTTAGCAtgcaaaaattttcttataatccTAGTGAAGTGAGCAAACAATGGAAAAATTGCATGCCTGAAGAGGCAAAAGAGCATATATGTCCGCCTGGATCATCTAGTTGTATAAGGAAACCTTCCTTGCAAGAGCTTATACTTTCTTTTCAAGTTGTCTTTGCTGAAGCTGGCATGGTTAGTGTGGGGCTCGCTGAGGGTATTGACGACGTAGAGGTGAAAAAGAAATAGACTAAAAATTCTTACTAGTATACCATGGGGGCACTAGAAAGGGCTTGCAAATTACATAATAGCTTggataaagaaaacaaaaaattattgcAGCTGAATAGGAGGCTACGAGAGCTTCTTTACCTTGCTAAAAAAGATATTGAAAATTTACATGGAGAGATCATAGTTGAGAGAGCTGATAAGGGTGTCCTAGAAGCAACCATGAAAAGGATGGGCGAGTAACATAAACTTACTATGGCTAATGTGGTGAAGGAGCATAAAGAGGCTTTGGAGAAGTATAAAAATGATACCATGCAAAGCTTTCAGGAATACTTACCAGTTTTAAAGTGTAAATTCCTCTTGCAAGCTCAGGTTGTTGGCGACCCCTTCGATGCTCGCAAGGTAAACTTTGATGCTCTTAGTCATATCATAGGTGCCCCGTTGGATTTTGATGTTCACTTCTCTTCTGGAGCAACTTGGGAGGAATTTGCATAAGAATGGAAGAATTCTAGCAAACTTTACTTCGCTGAAAATCCTGTTGAGACAAGTGTAGCTCCCACTGCTGGACGTGAAGAGGGTGAAAATGAAGGAGAGGGTGAATGAGAGGATGGACAGTTCACTAAACCTGAAGATACTAATGctaattcttaattttattgtttcattgttcttgtctctttttaatttgaaatgaaaaatctaTGCTTATTTTGTATTGTAACGATATGGTGTTTAATTGCGAACTTGTTTGAGCAAACTGCATAATCAACTTATCACCACAAATGAgtcaacaaatataatttagaaATGGCTAACATAGATAAGATTGTTCATAATGTTGAATAAAATGAACTTGGGGTGCGATCTTATATCAACGAGTTGTTTGAAGAAGCGATATTAAATCAACTATATCAAATAAGACTGTTCATGATTTTAAATCGAATGAACATAGGTTGTGATCTGAAATCAACGAGCTATTTAAAGAAGTGATATTAAATCAGCCATCTCAAATAAGATTGATCATGCTcttaaatcaaatgaacatagATTGAGATATTAAATTAGTAAACCTTAATAATGTCATCTGCGATCTTAAATCAAGGAGCTATTTGGAGAAGCGATATTAAATCATCTATCTCAAATAAGATTGTTCATGATTTATAAAGTAAACAATATTTGGAAATAGTGTATCTTTATTAAAAAGAGGGACATATCATTCgtacataatatatttttagatggCCTGTATTCTATGTACGAGGCAAAATAGAGCCATCTATATTTGCTATTTTAAAAGCTTCACAGCCTATTTTTTCTACAACTTTGTAGGGTCCCTCTCAATTTGGGGTTATTTTTCCTTGTTACAATACTAGACTGGCTTCAGTATTTCTTAAAACAAGATCTCCTACTTAGAATTGCTTATTCTTTACTCTGGAATTATAGTATCGTGCAATTTGTTGAGCTTTTACAGCATTTCTGACCTCTGTTGTCTCTTTGACTTCATTGATGAGATCTAAGTTGAGTCGAATGGCCTTCCACTTGTGCTGACTGATTATTTGGTTGACGGTGTATAGgattcttgaaaaaaaatgttagaagtgttaattaataaattgaaagttGTAACTATAACCTacaaatttcctaattattcttttacgtgcaaaaattaaaattaacctagTGACATTACCTCTTCGACAACGGTGTTAACAATTTGACTGCgttaaaatatagaattacgAGGCGGTATCCGCAGGTATATGGgtctagttgtaatatagttttataatGGAGCGGGTGAGTGCTCCAAGGATCGTATCCAAGGGAGGCTAAgactagatcaattttaacctacaCACTAAAAGATGTAATTAAGACTTTAATTAAGTTATAGTacgaaaatgtaaataaaagaTTTGTGTGGATTTTTATAGtactaataataaaacaaaataacaataaataaaactaaatttcaagaGATAGAAAAAGTAGAAGGAATCAAATATGATGacgggtgattagcttgcttcgaCAATCCTGATCAATTATCGTTTCGGGTTCCTTGTCAACCAACTAGTcgttaccctagcaggatctttcgatcttccatTAACATAACGAGTCAGCAAGGATTACTTAACTTCCGACCTCATAGTTTAGACTGACTTGGGGTGAAGTTGTTCACGAATGGGCAagaccaattttgggttaattcccaccttgatcaCTCCCCAGTATTgttaggcctagggtttgtttcacgatattcctttcccaaacagctAATATGTTGAGTAACATTACAAAACAGTTAATAGATCATGCCTCCATTCGCTAATTCCCCAttgaaggattagttcctcatagcttttataaaaaaattggaatagatggaaaaataaaacatgatgAATGGATTGAAGTGTAGAGTTTAAGAAAAGcctaatttatataaataataatacgaaTCTATAGAAGTTGATCGTCTTTACAA
This genomic window from Gossypium raimondii isolate GPD5lz chromosome 10, ASM2569854v1, whole genome shotgun sequence contains:
- the LOC105774940 gene encoding uncharacterized protein LOC105774940 — its product is MWSDSSSHEIQPHKGLQIKLDDKFFCRLMSKETSMSNSSSMVYYGSASGAIPFMWESHPGTPKHPSPHTSLPPLTPPPSYHSPLNSNSKPVPKKNSKSTLFSSIVRKLISAAPRINHASPSRCSLLSLSSRSNASMNRKLSHRLRGYFSCSCSISPVHNCMDDDDHAGERLRSSASTLCFGIKPKTLNESRGGRSMIKMKKALLSFVSYD